TGATCAGACTCGTTTTCGTGCAGTTTGCAAGTCCTGGCTAGCAGTTCATCCTGTTAGCAATACAACATCACTTGCATTTTTACCATGGTTCATCGGATTTAGTCTTTCAATTGCAAGTGCGCACAATAGGTTAGACTTCATACTCTATGAACCTTCATCGCGTCTCGATGCAACTTCTGTTCACACAGTTTCATTGACTAAATTAAGTATTCCATGTCCTCCTGCTTGGAATGAGATCAATGCAGAAGTAGTTAATAATTGGTTATTTGTTTGTACAAGACGTACATACCGATCTTCCTTTTATCGTAGAAACTTTGTTTTATTCTCTCCTTTTACAAAACAAGTCATCAAACTCCCTCAATCAGACCATCCACTTCCTTTTAAATTTAGAAGAACCTTTTCCACCGACCCTAATTCTCCTGATTGTGTCTTCCTGCTTTTGGATGCTGCATGTCCTAATTCTTCAACAATCAGGATAATGACTTACCGCAACATTGATAAAGAATGGACTGCTACACAATTTGAAAGAGTTGATGAGTTTATCCCTTGTTCTTGCGTCCCTATCTACATTCAAGGAAAGTTTTACATTGTTTCTCCCTTTGGACAAGTAGCATCATACGACATTCTTAATGGGAGGTTTAGGTTCGAGAATATAGCTATAGACAATCATTTAGCTCAAAACTATAGTTCTCTAAATTATTTAGTTTTTGAGCTAAATGGAGATCTCATGCTCATTTATTACTTAGGCTCCCTCAAGAAGAACAATCACAACATACAAGCAAAGCCTTGTATAAAAAGGTTTGACTGGTCAATTAAGGTGTGGATTCCAGTAATTAGCCTAGGGGATCAATCACTATTTGTTGGCAAAAACTTTTGGTCAGTGCAGTAGTTAAAGCAAGACATAATGAAATACTGCCAAACAAGGTTTATTATTTCTCAGGTTCTGGATGAGTTGTTTACTCTCTGAAGAATAGTGGCTTAGTCGAGCATAATTTTTTTAGTTCAAGTTTTACTTACACGAATGCAACTAATTATTATCTTGCTAATGATGATGATTTACTTGAAGACGAGAATTATAATTCCGCGGTGAGCAACAGAAGTCATCCATATTTGTGGTTAGAACCTCCCACTGTTCAAAACAGATGGAGGTAAAAAAAATATTGTCTGTAATTAGAATTTTTACAATTGACTATGAAGAAGTATTGATTTCTGATcggtattttaaatatttttattgttGATATGGTTATCTTTAATACTTTTGTTAGAGAATGTGTGGAACTAGTAGGAGTCTAAAGCTGAGTTTTAAACATAATAGTTCATGATTTAGTATGTACATATACATAATTAGATGAGATCCTCATGTAAAAATTACCATACAAAATAACATTATGCAGTGATCAAAGACTACTGG
The sequence above is drawn from the Apium graveolens cultivar Ventura chromosome 2, ASM990537v1, whole genome shotgun sequence genome and encodes:
- the LOC141697404 gene encoding F-box/kelch-repeat protein At1g57790-like, which encodes MMVGFDRVVNRFYSFIWKKQTYNKVLWSELDSNLLGEIYCRLTSPTDQTRFRAVCKSWLAVHPVSNTTSLAFLPWFIGFSLSIASAHNRLDFILYEPSSRLDATSVHTVSLTKLSIPCPPAWNEINAEVVNNWLFVCTRRTYRSSFYRRNFVLFSPFTKQVIKLPQSDHPLPFKFRRTFSTDPNSPDCVFLLLDAACPNSSTIRIMTYRNIDKEWTATQFERVDEFIPCSCVPIYIQGKFYIVSPFGQVASYDILNGRFRFENIAIDNHLAQNYSSLNYLVFELNGDLMLIYYLGSLKKNNHNIQAKPCIKRFDWSIKVWIPVISLGDQSLFVGKNFWSVQ